In one window of Nicotiana tabacum cultivar K326 chromosome 12, ASM71507v2, whole genome shotgun sequence DNA:
- the LOC107788315 gene encoding peroxisomal and mitochondrial division factor 2: MADENVANGEVFDDAVEIEGEEDSEGALKTSPLTQKIAALEQENNQLFHENQVVKEKMEKLKHSIEEMENEKVELQKKAEKFESENKALGSVAARAAELEGEHSRLQHDLITAMNDLEESNLELSKLKLALGGLKSSDNEKSGKLSAIESERNLLLLKVEKLEASGNDQRVEVEVKEKEIRGLKKKIEDLEAAVMNNEAWKKEKEALHMVKDDLEKRIMEMMGKVAELEKKLEEKETLINERDVDSNVNGIPGAENKVGSSGVKVGLSVVAVSSVAIAGILCYLRYARKP, encoded by the coding sequence ATGGCTGACGAGAATGTTGCCAACGGGGAGGTTTTTGATGATGCAGTGGAGATCGAAGGAGAGGAGGATTCTGAGGGTGCATTGAAAACCTCTCCTTTGACGCAGAAGATAGCTGCCTTGGAGCAAGAGAACAATCAACTTTTTCACGAGAATCAAGTTGTCAAAGAGAAGATGGAGAAATTGAAGCACTCGATTGAGGAAATGGAGAACGAAAAAGTTGAGTTGCAGAAGAAGGCGGAGAAGTTTGAGTCGGAGAATAAGGCTTTAGGATCAGTAGCTGCACGAGCAGCAGAGCTCGAGGGCGAACACTCACGACTGCAACATGATCTCATAACTGCGATGAACGATCTAGAAGAATCGAATTTGGAGTTGTCGAAACTGAAGTTGGCTCTGGGGGGTTTGAAGAGTAGTGATAATGAGAAGAGTGGGAAATTGAGTGCCATTGAGAGTGAAAGgaatttgttattgttgaaagtcGAGAAGTTGGAAGCTAGTGGAAATGATCAGAGGGTTGAAGTAGAAGTGAAGGAGAAAGAAATTAGGGGCTTAAAGAAGAAGATTGAGGATTTAGAGGCTGCTGTGATGAACAATGAGGCATGGAAAAAGGAGAAGGAGGCGCTTCATATGGTGAAAGATGATTTGGAGAAGAGGATAATGGAGATGATGGGTAAAGTGGCTGAGCTGGAGAAGAAGTTAGAGGAGAAGGAAACGTTGATTAATGAAAGAGATGTTGACAGCAATGTTAATGGAATTCCAGGAGCGGAGAATAAGGTTGGATCTTCGGGTGTAAAAGTAGGCTTGTCAGTGGTGGCTGTATCTTCAGTTGCTATTGCAGGCATTTTGTGCTATCTTCGATATGCAAGAAAACCATAA